A section of the Mesorhizobium loti genome encodes:
- the rpsA gene encoding 30S ribosomal protein S1 — MSAANPTRDDFASLLEESFTTGHSGEGQVVKGTITAIEKDMAIIDVGLKVEGRVPLKEFGVKGKDTTLKVGDTVEVYVERIENALGEAMLSREKARREESWVRLEEKFTKGERVEGVIFNQVKGGFTVDLDGAVAFLPRSQVDIRPIRDVSPLMHNPQPFEILKMDRRRGNIVVSRRTVLEESRAEQRSEIVQNLEEGQVVEGVVKNITDYGAFVDLGGIDGLLHVTDMAWRRVNHPTEILNIGQTVKVQIIRINQETHRISLGMKQLESDPWSEIGTKFPIGKKIKGTVTNITDYGAFVELEPGIEGLIHVSEMSWTKKNVHPGKILSTTQEVDVVVLEVDPAKRRISLGLKQTLENPWEAFARNHPVGSQVEGEVKNKTEFGLFIGLEGDVDGMVHLSDLDWTRPGEQVIEEYNRGDIVKAQVLDVDIEKERISLGIKQLARDTVGEAATSGELRKNAVVTCEVIGVKDGGLEVRLVDSGIETFIKRSDLSRDRDEQRPERFTVGQKVDARVIAFDKKTRKLQVSIKALEIAEEKEAVAQYGSTDSGASLGDILGAALKKQGN; from the coding sequence GGTCGAAGGCCGCGTGCCGCTGAAGGAATTCGGCGTCAAGGGCAAGGACACCACCCTCAAGGTCGGTGACACCGTCGAAGTCTATGTCGAGCGCATCGAGAACGCGCTTGGCGAAGCGATGCTTTCGCGTGAGAAGGCCCGCCGCGAAGAGAGCTGGGTCCGCCTCGAAGAGAAGTTCACCAAGGGTGAGCGCGTCGAAGGCGTCATCTTCAACCAGGTCAAGGGCGGCTTCACCGTCGACCTCGACGGCGCCGTGGCCTTCCTGCCGCGCAGCCAGGTCGATATCCGCCCGATCCGCGACGTCTCCCCGCTGATGCACAACCCGCAGCCCTTCGAGATCCTCAAGATGGATCGCCGCCGCGGCAACATCGTGGTGTCGCGCCGTACCGTACTCGAGGAAAGCCGCGCCGAACAGCGTTCGGAAATCGTGCAGAACCTCGAAGAAGGCCAGGTTGTCGAAGGCGTCGTCAAGAACATCACCGACTACGGTGCGTTCGTCGACCTCGGCGGCATCGACGGCCTGCTGCATGTCACCGACATGGCATGGCGCCGCGTCAACCATCCGACCGAAATCCTCAACATCGGCCAGACGGTCAAGGTGCAGATCATCCGCATCAACCAGGAAACCCACCGTATCTCGCTCGGCATGAAGCAGCTCGAGAGCGATCCGTGGTCCGAGATCGGCACGAAGTTCCCGATCGGCAAGAAGATCAAGGGCACCGTCACCAACATCACCGACTACGGCGCGTTCGTCGAGCTGGAGCCGGGCATCGAAGGCCTCATCCACGTTTCGGAAATGTCGTGGACGAAGAAGAACGTGCATCCCGGCAAGATCCTGTCGACGACGCAGGAAGTCGACGTGGTGGTGCTCGAGGTCGATCCGGCCAAGCGCCGCATCTCGCTCGGCCTCAAGCAGACGCTTGAGAATCCGTGGGAAGCCTTCGCGCGCAACCATCCTGTCGGCAGCCAGGTCGAGGGCGAGGTCAAGAACAAGACCGAGTTCGGCCTGTTCATCGGCCTGGAAGGCGACGTGGACGGCATGGTGCACCTCTCCGACCTCGACTGGACCCGTCCGGGCGAGCAGGTCATCGAAGAGTACAATCGCGGCGACATCGTCAAGGCGCAGGTGCTCGACGTCGACATCGAGAAGGAGCGCATCTCGCTCGGTATCAAGCAGCTGGCCCGCGACACGGTCGGCGAAGCGGCGACTTCAGGCGAACTCCGCAAGAACGCCGTCGTCACCTGTGAGGTCATCGGCGTCAAGGATGGCGGGCTGGAAGTGCGGCTGGTCGACAGCGGCATCGAGACCTTCATCAAGCGCTCGGACCTGAGCCGCGACCGCGACGAGCAGCGCCCCGAGCGCTTCACCGTCGGCCAGAAGGTCGATGCCCGCGTCATCGCCTTCGACAAGAAGACCCGCAAGCTGCAGGTCTCGATCAAGGCGCTGGAAATCGCCGAAGAGAAGGAAGCGGTCGCCCAGTACGGCTCGACCGATTCCGGCGCTTCGCTGGGCGATATCCTGGGTGCCGCGCTGAAGAAGCAGGGCAACTAA